The Desulfonatronospira thiodismutans ASO3-1 region AGTACTGGCAGAACAGCCTGGGGGTCCCGGCCCCGGTCCCGGGCCGCCTTGAGGGTGTTGACTGCAAAGGAATGCCTCAGGCTGTGCGGAGTGGGATGGCCAAAGACCATGTTGGCTATAATTCTTCTTGGGGCATGGATTCCCGTTTCCCGCACAGCCCTGTGAAAGACGGGATACACCTGATTGGTTCTCAGGGCGCTTTTAAATCCTGGCAGGAGATAAGGGCTTGTGCAGCACAGGGCGTCTCGAAGACTCAGGAAGTTATCCAGTTCTTTTTGGGCCTCCCAAGGAATGGGAATCAAGCGGTCCTTATGGAACTTGGTCTTTTGGATATAGATAGTGCCTTGCACAGGATCAAAATGTTCAAGCCCCAGGTTGAGTGGTTCGGACATGCGCAGCCCGCACCTGGCCTGCAACATTAGAGCTATGTATATGCCCATATCCACCAGGAAGCACTTTTCCCTGCTGCGCCGGATCTGACTTTGCACCCCCTGCAGGAGCTGCTCCACCTGCTCCGGGGAGAAAATGAAAGGGAGTGTACTTTCGGCAGACGTGCGTAAGCAGAAAAAATTTCACGGCAGCTGGCGTAGGCTTTGCTTGGAGGGCCAGTTCAGGGGCTGGTCAATTTTCGGTTATCACAGCACAAGTTGAGACACCTCCTCCATGACTCAAGGTCCAGGAGGAGGGTCTGTTGATATTGCGCTGGCTTGGCGTGGAGGAGATTATTCGTTGGGGAGGTTTTCTCGATAGTTCCAGGGCATCCATTTTTGTGGAGCCGCGAGGGCCTCTTCTATGTTTTTCTGAAGCTGGGTCAGGTAGTCAAAGGAGTTCACTTTGTTAAGCTGACAGGTATGAATGAAGCTCATGAACAGATCGCCGATCCTGGCCCCGCGCAGGGTGCGGTAAAATAAAGAATTCTTCCGGTGCTGGATGGCTTTTTTCAGGGCACGTTCGCAGATATTGTTGTCCAGGGGAGCACCTGGTTCTCTCAAAAAAAGAGTCAGAGGATCCCAGTGTTTTTGCATGTAAGCCAGGGCTTTGCCCAATCCTGAATTGGGCTCTACTTTTTTCTCCTCCAGCTGGGCCCAGGCCCAGGACTTGAGTTCGCTCATAACCGGTGCGCTTTCCTGTTGATGCCATACAAGCCGTTTTTTGAGCAGACATCTCCTGCTTTTTGGCCATGTCATCATTTTTATAGACAATAGCCAGCTGTTCAATGAACATACCGGCACTCATCAGGGAAAATTGTCCAGGATATCGACAAAGTTGCGTCTGCCCATGGGTCAGGCAATTGGCTAAAATGATCTGTAAGCCCTTGGGAATGTTTCGGGGCCAGGGCATCACACATGTGTATTGGCGGGGGCAGGTTGTGGTCTCTTTTTTTGAGAATCTCCTCCAGATTCTCCCCCGCATGCTGTCTGCCGGTGGCAAAGAGAGCAATATGGCGTCCCTGAAGTACAGAGACAATCCCGGTGGTGAACATGCCTTTTCTTTTCGGCCCGGCTTCCTTGTTCTCCTTGATAAGCTGCTGGATTTTCATGTTGGTGTCGTCGTTATGCACGACCTCACCTTGAGCCGCTTGGCGGATGAGTTCATCATACACAGGAAGAAGCTGTGTTCCAGTTTGTTCGACCAGATCCCATTGTGTTGCGGCCGGCAGGGGTATGCCCAGAGATTCCTGGAGCTTTTCCAAGCGATGAAAAGGAAACCCGCTCCCGTACTTCAAGATGGCGATCATGCTCCGGGCAGGTTCGTCGTATTTTTTTTCTCCAATGTCTTCTGGAGGATCTGCGGTGAACACCTCGAGACAGCAGTTACAGCGAAGGCTCTTAAGCTCATGGATCTTGGCTGTAAGTGGAGCTGTGGCTGTAATCCGAATGCGGAACTTCGGTTTTATGGGATAGACTTTTCCTTGACCGCACAAGGGGCAGATATCGCCCGGCTTCAGGGTTTGGTGAGGGTATATGCATTTTGCAGCCCCGGTATAGTCGTCTTTTCCGTTTCGGCCGTGTCCCTTGGGTGGTTTTTCATCAGGAGGCTTTTGTACAGGATCTTGACTACTCTTCTGGTCCTTGTTTTGCTGGTCATCCTCCTGGAACAGTTTCTTTTTTGTCTCTGAAGAAGCGCCAAAGATCGTGCGCAGGAGACGCTTGATGGAGGCAGCTTTATCGTCCACAGCCTGATGCAAAAGCTGGATGGCTTGGACCAAGGCTTTGATGATATCCAGATCTGTCTCTTCCAGCTCGTTTTTTGATGCGCGCTGTAAAAGGGCGTCGATCTGCTCTTGGTCCAGATCGATGGATTGGACTTTCTTTTTCACCGGTTGAGCCCCCGCAATCGCTTCCGAAAGTCTCGGGTCAGGGGATAGCCCAGGACAGCCTTGAGTGAACGGTTTGCTTTGCCTGTGTGGTCGTTTTTGCCCCGGCCTGTAGTCTGCCCGAGATAGAGCCAGTTGGCTGCAAAATAACAGGTTCCTTTGAAGCGCTCTTGATCAACAAAGGTTTCCAGGTAATATATCGGATGCTTGTAGATGCTCTCCCAGTCCCTTTGCACAATCTTGGTCATTTGGGCCAGGATATGGGAGGCCAAGCAGGAGACCTGGATCCAGGGCAGGATGAGGAACCTGCTGTTGTAGGCAATAAGAAAGAGATTCTTTTCCCTGTCTTTTTGGGTCCAGCCGATGAAATTGTCCCGGACGCCGATATGCCTTGGAGCTGAAGACCAGGAAAGACAGGCTATGGGCTGCTTGTTTGCAAAGACCAGGTACTTGAGGTGCTCGCCCACAGGCTGGGTGTAGCCCAGATAATGATGCTCCTTGAGGAGGCTGGAAAACAGGCCCTCAAAAGGTGTCTTGCGCACCTGTCGAAACTCAAGAGGGGTGATGTCCTTGAGTGAAGATGTAAGTGGGGTTTGATCCACCTGAACCGAGACTGGTTCTTTGCGATTGTACCCAGTGGCAGTTACTTTTTGTGCCGGCGGAAGAATTATGTGCCCCTGTCTGTGCAGGGCCAGCATGAGCCCCCTGCAGACCATGTCCTTGAGTTGGCCGTTTTGCTGGACCCAGTTCCATGCTGTGCAGAGCTTTTTGGACAAGGCCCACCGGCTGTCTCCAGGATGCTCGAAAATGAGCTGTCTGATGAACCGGACATCTTCTTCTGTGATGTCCCTGCCCCTGTATCTCAGTATCGTTTGCATGGGAGGGAATATAGAGGAAAACGGATAGGAACGCAAGCCCCTAAGTTAAAATTCCGTGAGAATTTTTCTCCATTGTGGTGCAACCTGCGCATTTTGAGGATTGCCGTTCCAGATCAAAAGCTGCAGCTCATGGACTGCCAGAGGACAAATGCCACTCTGGCTTTTATCAGGCCACCACTGAAACCTGCCTTGGGATAATCGCTTCTGGCACATCCAGAAGCCTTGGCCATCGTAGGTGATTATCTTGATGGCTGTTTTCTTTTTGTTGCAAAATACAAAGACGCAGCCTGAAAAGGGATCTGATTTGATCCTCTGCCGGCAGATTTTTGTCAGCCCGTCGATCCCTTTTCTGAAATCAACAGGCTCCACAGCTACAAGGATGCGCATCTGGGGAGTGAGCTGAATCATGCCCCTTTGCTCCAGAAAGCCGAGAGGATCTCAAGGGGATTAGGCAGGTCTGGACCTTTAAGCTGCATTTTGAGCTTTGATCCATCTCGAGCTTCGGTCTCCAGGTGATATTCGGTGCAAGG contains the following coding sequences:
- a CDS encoding tyrosine-type recombinase/integrase, which encodes MEQLLQGVQSQIRRSREKCFLVDMGIYIALMLQARCGLRMSEPLNLGLEHFDPVQGTIYIQKTKFHKDRLIPIPWEAQKELDNFLSLRDALCCTSPYLLPGFKSALRTNQVYPVFHRAVRETGIHAPRRIIANMVFGHPTPHSLRHSFAVNTLKAARDRGRDPQAVLPVLSAYMGHSKYRYTALYLKVMDAEKRQGFVDFAISRLEDI
- a CDS encoding IS66 family transposase produces the protein MSELKSWAWAQLEEKKVEPNSGLGKALAYMQKHWDPLTLFLREPGAPLDNNICERALKKAIQHRKNSLFYRTLRGARIGDLFMSFIHTCQLNKVNSFDYLTQLQKNIEEALAAPQKWMPWNYRENLPNE
- a CDS encoding IS66 family transposase, with product MKKKVQSIDLDQEQIDALLQRASKNELEETDLDIIKALVQAIQLLHQAVDDKAASIKRLLRTIFGASSETKKKLFQEDDQQNKDQKSSQDPVQKPPDEKPPKGHGRNGKDDYTGAAKCIYPHQTLKPGDICPLCGQGKVYPIKPKFRIRITATAPLTAKIHELKSLRCNCCLEVFTADPPEDIGEKKYDEPARSMIAILKYGSGFPFHRLEKLQESLGIPLPAATQWDLVEQTGTQLLPVYDELIRQAAQGEVVHNDDTNMKIQQLIKENKEAGPKRKGMFTTGIVSVLQGRHIALFATGRQHAGENLEEILKKRDHNLPPPIHMCDALAPKHSQGLTDHFSQLPDPWADATLSISWTIFPDECRYVH
- a CDS encoding Druantia anti-phage system protein DruA, with translation MQTILRYRGRDITEEDVRFIRQLIFEHPGDSRWALSKKLCTAWNWVQQNGQLKDMVCRGLMLALHRQGHIILPPAQKVTATGYNRKEPVSVQVDQTPLTSSLKDITPLEFRQVRKTPFEGLFSSLLKEHHYLGYTQPVGEHLKYLVFANKQPIACLSWSSAPRHIGVRDNFIGWTQKDREKNLFLIAYNSRFLILPWIQVSCLASHILAQMTKIVQRDWESIYKHPIYYLETFVDQERFKGTCYFAANWLYLGQTTGRGKNDHTGKANRSLKAVLGYPLTRDFRKRLRGLNR
- the tnpB gene encoding IS66 family insertion sequence element accessory protein TnpB (TnpB, as the term is used for proteins encoded by IS66 family insertion elements, is considered an accessory protein, since TnpC, encoded by a neighboring gene, is a DDE family transposase.); its protein translation is MIQLTPQMRILVAVEPVDFRKGIDGLTKICRQRIKSDPFSGCVFVFCNKKKTAIKIITYDGQGFWMCQKRLSQGRFQWWPDKSQSGICPLAVHELQLLIWNGNPQNAQVAPQWRKILTEF